Proteins from one Fragaria vesca subsp. vesca linkage group LG6, FraVesHawaii_1.0, whole genome shotgun sequence genomic window:
- the LOC101313529 gene encoding ribulose bisphosphate carboxylase/oxygenase activase 1, chloroplastic-like, whose protein sequence is MAASISTTIGAVRAPLKLNSSGASSSFPSSAFLRKNLRKVSSKTRISSGNFKVAAEYDEEKQTSKDRWGGLVTDTSDDQQDITRGKGMVDTLFQAPTGCGTHDAIMSSYDYISTGLRQYNLDNIMDGYYIAPAFMDKLVVHITKNFLNLPNIKVPLILGVWGGKGQGKSFQCELVFAKMGINPIMMSAGELESGNAGEPAKLIRQRYREAADIISKGKMCCLFINDLDAGAGRLGGTTQYTVNNQMVNATLMNIADNPTNVQLPGMYNKQENPRVPIIVTGNDFSTLYAPLIRDGRMEKFYWAPTREDRIGVCTGIFKTDNVPTDDIVKLVDAFPGQSIDFFGALRARVYDDEVRKWVASVGVEGVGKRLVNSKEGPPTFEQPKMTLAKLLEYGNMLVQEQENVKRVQLSDKYLKEAALGDANDDAIKSGNFYGKAAQQIHIPVPEGCTDPSAANFDPTARSDNGSCLYQF, encoded by the exons ATGGCTGCTTCAATCTCAACAACCATCGGAGCTGTCAGAGCACCG TTAAAGTTAAATAGCTCAGGTGCATCATCTTCATTTCCGAGCTCTGCTTTCTTACGCAAGAATTTGAGGAAAGTGAGCTCCAAAACAAGGATTTCGTCTGGGAATTTCAAAGTCGCTGCAGAATATGATGAAGAAAAGCAGACCTCAAAAGACAGATGGGGAGGACTTGTCACTGACACTTCAGATGATCAGCAGGACATCACCAGAGGCAAGGGGATGGTGGATACTCTGTTCCAAGCTCCTACAGGTTGTGGGACTCACGATGCCATCATGAGCTCTTACGATTATATCAGCACTGGTCTTCGCCA GTACAATTTGGATAACATCATGGATGGCTACTACATTGCTCCAGCTTTCATGGATAAGCTTGTTGTTCACATCACTAAGAACTTCTTGAACCTGCCAAACATCAAG GTTCCTCTTATTTTGGGTGTCTGGGGAGGCAAAGGTCAAGGAAAGTCATTCCAATGTGAGCTTGTCTTTGCCAAAATGGGAATCAA CCCTATTATGATGAGTGCTGGAGAACTGGAGAGCGGAAATGCAGGAGAGCCAGCAAAACTGATCAGGCAAAGGTATCGCGAAGCAGCAGATATCATCAGCAAGGGAAAAATGTGCTGCCTCTTCATTAATGATTTGGATGCAGGAGCTGGACGACTTGGTGGAACTACTCAATACACTGTCAACAATCAAATGGTGAATGCTACTCTTATGAATATTGCTGACAATCCTACCAATGTCCAACTCCCTGGTATGTACAACAAGCAGGAGAATCCCCGAGTTCCCATCATAGTCACTGGTAATGACTTCTCCACATTGTACGCCCCTCTCATCCGTGATGGGCGTATGGAGAAATTCTACTGGGCGCCTACTCGTGAAGACAGAATTGGTGTCTGCACAGGAATTTTCAAGACCGATAATGTTCCTACTGATGACATTGTCAAGCTTGTCGACGCGTTCCCTGGACAATCTATTG ACTTCTTTGGTGCCCTCAGGGCAAGAGTTTATGATGATGAAGTGAGGAAGTGGGTTGCTAGTGTTGGAGTAGAAGGTGTTGGGAAGAGGCTTGTCAACTCAAAAGAAGGACCCCCAACTTTCGAACAACCAAAGATGACACTTGCGAAGCTCCTCGAGTATGGAAACATGCTTGTGCAAGAGCAGGAGAATGTGAAGAGAGTGCAACTGTCTGACAAGTACTTGAAAGAGGCAGCTCTTGGAGACGCCAATGACGATGCCATCAAGAGTGGCAACTTCTATG GCAAAGCAGCCCAACAGATACACATTCCTGTCCCTGAAGGCTGTACTGATCCATCTGCTGCAAACTTCGATCCCACAGCTAGGAGCGACAACGGGAGCTGCTTATACCAATTTTAG
- the LOC101310048 gene encoding L-type lectin-domain containing receptor kinase IV.1-like, translating to MFVKLSVLLVLLLLLTPAEGQDFIYNNGFNDRSGLNLALDGIAEITPEGLLKLTNDTKQKSGYAFYPNPVTFKNSDNDTVFSFSTNFVFAIQSQYADLSGHGIAFVIAPTRGLPGARPSQYLGLFNESNTGNLTNHVFAVELDTIQSTEFHDINDNHVGIDINGLDSVKSAPAGYNFSGGFKNLTLISGKEMRVWVEYDGTKKQIEVTMAPIGVATKPPTPLLSLKYNLSSVLNKTMYIGFSSSTGSVLTSHYVVGWSFRMNGQAQDLIASKFPKLPRIEGKKRSMLFTFGVPLLSVSLVLLLVSGVLYIIRRKRKFAEVLEDWELEYGPQRFKYKELYIATKGFREKELLGTGGFGKVYRGILPSSKIEIAVKRVSHESRQGMKEFVAEIVSIGRLRHRNLVQLLGYCRRKGELLLVYDYMPNGSLDKYLYDQPEVTLNWNQRFRVIKGVAAGLFYLHEEWEQVVIHRDVKASNVLLDGELNGRLGDFGLARLYDHGTDPQTTHIVGTLGYLAPEHTRTGRATTGTDVFAFGAFLLEVACGKRPIEIQGTEDVILVDWVFSCWSRSNILEARDQSFGTEFVAEEVELVLKLGLLCSHSEPAARPSMRQVIQYLAGDVTLPEVSRLGFSSSGLTFAHHEGFDDYAMSYQSSLGKGFSGSSYVAESALLSGGR from the exons ATGTTTGTCAAGCTTTCAGTTCTCCTGGTGCTACTACTACTTCTGACACCAGCAGAAGGCCAAGACTTCATCTACAATAATGGTTTCAATGACCGTTCTGGCCTTAATCTCGCTCTAGACGGCATAGCAGAGATCACACCAGAAGGTCTGTTGAAGCTTACAAACGACACCAAACAGAAAAGCGGCTATGCATTCTACCCTAACCCAGTAACCTTCAAGAACTCAGACAACGACACCGTTTTCTCCTTCTCTACCAACTTTGTCTTTGCCATTCAATCGCAGTACGCTGATCTCAGCGGCCATGGGATCGCTTTTGTTATCGCTCCGACGAGAGGCCTCCCCGGAGCTCGGCCTAGCCAGTACTTGGGCTTGTTCAACGAGTCCAATACTGGCAATCTCACCAATCATGTTTTTGCTGTGGAGCTTGACACGATCCAGAGCACGGAGTTTCATGACATCAATGACAACCATGTTGGGATCGACATCAATGGCTTGGACTCTGTCAAATCTGCTCCTGCTGGTTATAATTTTAGTGGCGGGTTCAAGAACTTGACTCTTATCAGTGGTAAAGAAATGAGAGTTTGGGTTGAATATGATGGTACCAAGAAGCAGATTGAAGTTACTATGGCTCCAATTGGTGTTGCAACTAAGCCCCCAACTCCACTTTTGTCTTTGAAATATAACCTTTCCTCAGTTCTCAACAAAACCATGTATATTGGCTTTTCCTCTTCAACTGGCTCAGTCCTCACATCCCATTATGTTGTGGGTTGGAGCTTTAGGATGAATGGCCAAGCACAAGATCTTATAGCTTCCAAGTTTCCCAAGTTGCCTAGGATTGAAGGTAAAAAGAGGTCCATGCTTTTCACCTTTGGTGTGCCTCTGCTTTCTGTGAGTTTGGTTTTGCTATTAGTTTCTGGTGTGCTCTATATCATAAGGAGGAAGAGGAAGTTTGCAGAAGTGCTTGAAGATTGGGAGCTAGAGTATGGTCCTCAGAGGTTTAAGTACAAAGAGTTGTATATAGCCACCAAAGGGTTCAGGGAAAAGGAGCTTTTGGGAACTGGGGGATTTGGTAAAGTCTATAGAGGTATATTACCCTCCTCTAAAATTGAGATTGCAGTGAAGAGGGTATCACATGAATCAAGACAGGGGATGAAGGAATTTGTAGCAGAAATTGTTAGTATTGGCCGGCTCCGTCACCGGAATTTGGTTCAACTCTTGGGATATTGCAG GCGAAAAGGGGAGCTTCTTTTGGTGTATGACTATATGCCTAATGGAAGCTTGGACAAATACCTCTATGATCAACCTGAGGTGACTCTTAATTGGAATCAGAGGTTTAGAGTCATCAAAGGTGTGGCTGCAGGGTTGTTCTATCTTCATGAAGAATGGGAACAAGTAGTGATTCATAGAGATGTGAAGGCCAGTAATGTGTTACTAGATGGAGAACTAAATGGAAGGCTAGGAGATTTCGGGCTTGCAAGATTATATGACCATGGGACAGACCCTCAAACTACTCATATAGTTGGTACACTCGGGTACCTAGCCCCAGAGCACACAAGAACAGGTCGGGCGACCACGGGCACCGACGTGTTTGCTTTTGGGGCATTTTTGCTCGAAGTTGCTTGTGGAAAACGGCCTATTGAGATACAGGGTACAGAAGATGTGATTTTGGTTGATTGGGTATTTTCTTGTTGGAGTAGGAGTAACATCCTTGAGGCAAGAGATCAAAGCTTTGGTACAGAATTCGTAGCAGAGGAAGTGGAGTTGGTGTTGAAGCTTGGGCTTTTGTGCTCTCATTCAGAGCCAGCGGCGAGGCCAAGCATGCGACAAGTCATTCAGTACTTAGCCGGTGATGTTACCTTGCCGGAAGTGTCACGTCTCGGGTTTTCTTCCAGTGGGTTAACCTTTGCGCACCATGAAGGTTTTGATGACTATGCAATGTCGTACCAGTCTTCTTTAGGCAAGGGGTTCTCCGGTTCATCATATGTTGCAGAGTCGGCATTACTTTCAGGTGGTCGTTGA
- the LOC101298909 gene encoding glucose-induced degradation protein 4 homolog, with the protein MPVRAAETSAPPPHHSGSTCGQTSPPPFTLLSVGQGFSGTQNVSSLQKDEAWRVNVRIQGCDLENGYLCGTMEALNVPMADTPVVTFWEGEIVDTKNYTFFTEKWEATQDDDIRHWTKFPSFSALLSQVEVDGGKSLDLSNYQYVFMRWKEQYFVNVGTDCGLTIAGFYYVCFSCSDGSINGYYYDPNSSPFQKLELKSTNEGRFGVSFSSYELQ; encoded by the exons ATGCCGGTCAGGGCGGCAGAGACCTCCGCGCCTCCTCCACATCATTCAG GTTCCACCTGTGGACAGACATCTCCTCCACCCTTTACCCTTTTAAGCGTTGGCCAG GGCTTCTCGGGTACTCAGAATGTTTCGAGTCTGCAAAAAGATGAGGCTTGGAGAGTAAATGTTCGGATACAAGGGTGTGATCTTGAGAATGGTTATTTATGTGGAACCATGGAAGCACTTAATGTTCCCATGGCTGACACACCA GTTGTCACCTTTTGGGAAGGGGAGATTGTTGACACCAAGAATTATACTTTCTTCACTGAAAAGTGGGAAGCAAC ACAAGATGATGATATAAGGCACTGGACCAAATTTCCTTCTTTTTCTGCTCTGTTG AGCCAAGTGGAGGTTGATGGTGGCAAATCATTAGATCTCAGCAACTATCAGTACGTATTCATG AGATGGAAGGAACAATACTTTGTGAATGTTGGCACAGACTGTGGTTTGACTATAGCCGGCTTTTACTATGTGTGTTTCTCATGTAGTGATGGCTCCATCAACGGCTACTATTATGATCCTAATAGCAG TCCGTTCCAGAAACTTGAGCTGAAATCCACAAATGAGGGAAGATTTGGAGTCAGTTTTTCGTCATATGAACTGCAATAG
- the LOC101309756 gene encoding L-type lectin-domain containing receptor kinase S.4-like, with translation MADHLILFCVLLLSIPASSQVSELFFPGFKHVGTNLTLHGIAEFENNLGILKLTNDTSRLEGSAFYASPIQFKNSTNGKAFSFSTSFAFTIVPEYPKLGGHGFAFTIAPSKDLNSLPSQYLGLFNSSDIGNTSTHIFAVEFDTVQDFEFGDISDNHVGIDLNSLKSNASADAAYYTDATTKQNFNLKCGKAIQAWIDYDSAQNVINVTISPLPTKPKTPLLSFHVDLSPIFQEFMYVGFSASTGLLASSHYILGWSFNINGQPQPLHLASLPKIPIPKNNHTSIKIGVSIAAIALALSVISITIYVFVKKLKNAEPVESWELELGPHRYSYEELRKATKGFRGKELLGEGGFGQVFKGTLPNSKTLVAVKRISNDSKQGLREFVAEIASIGRLRHRNLVQLLGWCRRRGDLMLVYDYMENGSLDSYLFDEPKLVLSWEQRFGIIKGIASALHYLHEEFEQVVIHRDVKASNVLLDSEMNGRLGDFGLARLHEHGSNSNTTRVVGTLGYLAPELPRTGKASTGSDVYAFGALLLEVVCGRRPIEPNVKPEELVLVDWVWGRYKEGKVLEVVDPRLEGFYDEREVVMVVKLGLMCSAHGPRARPNMRLVVRYLDGEVEVPEEVRPPSGSRVLGFDDFVGSFASSSSFDRMSCYSNKDMDASFASLSSTSPIYLLHGQTR, from the coding sequence ATGGCAGATCATCTGATATTGTTCTGTGTTCTTCTGCTCTCGATACCAGCTTCATCTCAAGTCAGTGAGCTCTTCTTTCCTGGTTTTAAACATGTGGGCACCAATCTCACCCTGCATGGAATAGCAGAGTTTGAAAACAATCTTGGCATTCTCAAATTGACCAATGACACCAGTAGATTAGAGGGCAGTGCCTTCTACGCTTCACCGATTCAATTCAAAAACTCTACTAATGGCAAGGCCTTCTCTTTCTCCACCTCATTTGCTTTCACTATAGTACCCGAGTATCCAAAGCTCGGCGGCCATGGCTTTGCTTTTACAATAGCACCATCCAAGGATCTCAATTCTCTGCCTAGCCAATACCTAGGCCTCTTCAACAGCAGTGATATTGGCAACACATCCACCCACATCTTCGCAGTCGAATTCGACACAGTTCAAGACTTTGAATTCGGAGACATTAGTGACAACCATGTAGGGATCGACCTCAACAGCTTGAAATCAAACGCCTCAGCTGATGCTGCATATTACACAGATGCTACAACCAAACAGAACTTCAACCTCAAGTGTGGGAAAGCAATCCAAGCCTGGATAGACTACGATTCAGCTCAAAATGTAATCAATGTCACAATCTCACCACTCCCTACCAAACCCAAAACCCCACTTCTTTCATTCCATGTAGATCTCTCACCGATATTCCAAGAGTTCATGTATGTTGGATTCTCAGCTTCAACAGGTCTGCTTGCCAGCTCCCACTACATTCTTGGCTGGAGCTTCAACATCAACGGACAGCCCCAACCTCTTCACTTGGCCTCTCTCCCCAAAATCCCAATACCCAAAAACAACCACACATCTATCAAAATCGGAGTCTCGATCGCAGCCATTGCTCTCGCTCTGTCTGTAATCTCCATTACCATCTATGTTTTCGTCAAGAAACTAAAAAACGCCGAGCCAGTCGAATCATGGGAGCTCGAGCTGGGCCCACACAGATACTCCTACGAAGAACTGAGGAAAGCCACAAAAGGGTTCCGAGGAAAAGAGCTACTCGGTGAAGGCGGGTTCGGGCAAGTGTTCAAAGGAACACTCCCCAACTCCAAAACCCTTGTCGCGGTCAAGCGAATCTCCAACGACTCGAAACAGGGGCTAAGAGAATTCGTGGCAGAGATCGCAAGCATTGGTCGGCTCCGGCATAGAAACCTGGTACAGTTACTAGGGTGGTGTCGGCGACGAGGCGACCTAATGCTGGTGTATGACTACATGGAAAATGGGAGCTTGGATTCTTATTTGTTTGATGAGCCAAAGTTGGTGCTGAGTTGGGAGCAGAGGTTTGGGATTATCAAAGGGATTGCGTCCGCGCTTCATTACTTGCATGAAGAATTTGAGCAAGTTGTAATTCATAGAGATGTGAAAGCTAGCAATGTGTTGCTGGATAGTGAAATGAATGGGAGGCTTGGGGACTTTGGGTTGGCGAGGCTGCATGAACACGGGTCGAACTCGAATACGACTCGGGTCGTGGGTACGCTCGGGTATTTGGCTCCGGAGTTGCCGAGAACCGGGAAGGCAAGTACGGGCTCTGATGTGTACGCTTTTGGGGCACTTTTGTTGGAGGTGGTTTGCGGGCGAAGGCCCATTGAGCCCAATGTGAAGCCGGAGGAGTTGGTTTTGGTGGATTGGGTTTGGGGGAGGTATAAAGAGGGGAAGGTACTTGAGGTGGTGGATCCGAGGCTTGAGGGGTTTTATGATGAGAGGGAGGTGGTGATGGTGGTGAAGTTGGGGTTGATGTGCTCGGCTCATGGGCCGAGGGCGAGGCCCAATATGAGGCTGGTGGTGAGGTATTTGGATGGGGAGGTTGAGGTTCCGGAGGAGGTGAGACCGCCGAGTGGTTCTCGTGTGCTCGGGTTTGATGACTTTGTGGGCTCGTTTGCGTCGTCGTCTTCGTTTGATAGGATGAGCTGCTACTCTAACAAAGATATGGATGCTAGCTTTGCTTCTCTTTCTTCTACCTCGCCTATCTATCTTCTTCATGGGCAGACTAGATAG
- the LOC101310340 gene encoding putative cyclin-D7-1-like produces the protein MDQSLLCDEVWPSSPLATAKNYMIDCETLSMYARSKRDYDESFTICLEKEMSYMPQPNYVENLCSNNLVIARFKSIQWFVKSGSRLNLSLGTVFYAANYLDRFISMNNAWKYWMVELLSIACLSIASKFNDTCSPTLLEIQMEDLDYSFDSSTIQRMEMMVLEALGWRLASTTAYSYLELMLSLAELVKCQKIMEAQSVADDCLYNLLAYGAFHFCPSSPTTVLLKEKINLSQYHVDFSVFNLRAPNVDAAESTRICQKRKREE, from the exons ATGGATCAAAGTTTGCTCTGCGATGAGGTGTGGCCTTCCAGCCCTTTGGCGACTGCTAAGAACTACATGATTGATTGTGAAACATTATCAATGTATGCAAGAAGTAAGCGAGACTATGATGAATCTTTTACCATATGCTTGGAGAAGGAGATGAGTTACATGCCCCAACCGAACTACGTAGAGAATCTCTGCTCAAATAATTTGGTCATTGCTAGGTTTAAAAGCATCCAATGGTTTGTCAAG TCTGGAAGCCGCTTGAACCTCTCCCTTGGAACTGTTTTCTATGCTGCAAACTATCTTGATCGATTCATATCTATGAATAAT GCATGGAAATACTGGATGGTGGAATTGTTGTCCATTGCTTGCTTATCCATTGCCTCCAAGTTTAATGACACCTGCTCTCCTACCCTGCTTGAAATTCAG ATGGAGGATCTGGACTACTCTTTTGATTCCAGCACAATCCAACGAATGGAAATGATGGTGCTAGAGGCATTAGGATGGCGCCTTGCTTCTACAACAGCTTATTCCTACCTAGAACTGATGTTATCATTG GCTGAGTTGGTCAAGTGCCAGAAGATCATGGAAGCACAATCAGTAGCTGATGATTGCTTATACAACTTATTAGCTTACGGAGCATTCCATTTCTGCCCTTCGAGTCCTACAACTGTGTTGCTCAAGGAGAAGATTAACCTTTCTCAGTATCATGTTGATTTCTCAGTCTTTAACTTGAGAGCTCCAAATGTGGACGCTGCAGAATCAACAAGGATCTGCCAGAAGAGAAAGAGGGAAGAGTGA
- the LOC101309470 gene encoding uncharacterized protein LOC101309470, with the protein MKRNDTVEKFNRSKWTSNDQISGLGQAKSYACTFCKRGFSNAQALGGHMNIHRRDRARIIRQYSEDQNQVSSSDAVKCPSTSAHHDPLRANDSEEKTLLQLERKGTNMISRKPSCPSSTRSENHEIVARSEGKISSSEDVQAQLQLPLFLEEPVVSNGGGKFVELDLELRLTATAFATISIQQSIRFKLRETMSSAKARSEAIQNYFKFWKFLVFPNKGFSMITLALCCSIASISVIFYFAFSNHPLSYISLNQRIDANYFNYGKVDGFKKTNISHILFGIGGSVKSWNKRKQYIELWWKPNITRGFVWFDQKPFPNMTWTETLPRYKVSGETSRFNYTCWYGSRSAIRIARIVKESFELGLENIRWFVMGDDDTVFFTENLVTVLTKYDHNQMYYIGGNSESVEQDMVHSYATAYGGAGFAISYALAVELVRILDGCLNRYHEFYGSDSKIQGCMSEIGVPLTKELGFHQMDIRGHPYGLLASHPVAPLVSLHHLDDVQPIFPSQTSMESLKRLISGYKADPGRTLQHNFCYDLRRNWSVSVSWGYTVMLYPSLVTAKQLETALQTFQTWGSRQGGPFTFNIRTVSYDHCERPLVYLLDRVENVGRAETLTTYHRYLPWSSNRECGHCNCTSALAVEFFNVSASKFSPDLWNKAPRRQCCEIINGSEGVDSVVQVQIRDCMRFESVTPP; encoded by the exons ATGAAGAGGAATGATACTGTCGAAAAATTCAATCGGAGTAAATGGACCTCCAACGATCAGATCAGTGGTTTGGGGCAGGCAAAGTCCTATGCATGTACCTTCTGCAAGCGAGGTTTCTCTAATGCACAAGCTCTTGGGGGACACATGAACATTCATCGAAGAGATCGAGCCCGGATCATCAGACAGTACTCGGAAGACCAAAACCAAGTCTCTTCTTCGGATGCGGTGAAATGCCCCTCAACTTCTGCTCATCATGATCCTCTTCGTGCTAATGATTCCGAGGAGAAAACTTTGCTGCAACTGGAAAGGAAGGGAACCAACATGATTTCAAGAAAGCCTTCATGCCCTTCCTCTACTAGATCAGAAAATCATGAAATTGTGGCTCGTTCCGAGGGAAAAATCAGTAGTTCGGAAGATGTTCAAGCACAGCTGCAGCTTCCTTTGTTTCTCGAAGAACCAGTAGTATCAAATGGCGGTGGAAAATTTGTGGAGCTGGACTTGGAGCTCCG GTTGACTGCAACTGCTTTTGCAACTATTAGTATCCAACAATCAATTCGCTT CAAATTAAGAGAGACTATGTCTTCGGCAAAAGCAAGATCAGAAGCCATTCAAAATTACTTCAAATTCTGGAAATTTCTAGTTTTCCCCAATAAGGGCTTCTCTATGATCACTCTCGCTCTTTGTTGCTCCATCGCTTCAATTTCAGTCATCTTCTACTTTGCCTTCTCTAACCATCCCCTTTCTTATATTTCTCTAAACCAGAGAATAGACGCCAATTACTTCAACTACGGCAAAGTTGATGGTTTCAAAAAGACAAACATATCCCACATTCTCTTTGGCATCGGTGGCTCCGTGAAATCATGGAACAAACGCAAACAATACATTGAGCTATGGTGGAAGCCTAACATCACCCGCGGATTCGTTTGGTTTGATCAGAAACCCTTCCCCAACATGACGTGGACCGAGACCTTGCCACGGTACAAAGTCTCCGGTGAGACGTCACGGTTCAATTACACCTGCTGGTACGGCTCACGGTCTGCGATTCGCATAGCGAGAATCGTGAAGGAGAGTTTCGAGTTAGGGTTGGAGAACATAAGGTGGTTTGTTATGGGAGACGATGACACGGTGTTTTTCACCGAGAACTTAGTTACGGTGTTAACGAAATACGACCACAATCAGATGTACTACATCGGCGGTAACTCCGAGAGTGTGGAACAAGATATGGTACACTCCTACGCTACGGCCTACGGCGGTGCTGGGTTTGCTATAAGCTACGCATTGGCGGTTGAGCTCGTTAGGATTTTGGACGGGTGTCTTAATCGATATCATGAATTTTACGGCTCAGATTCAAAGATCCAGGGTTGTATGAGTGAGATTGGGGTACCCTTAACAAAAGAGCTAGGGTTTCACCAGATGGATATACGAGGGCATCCATATGGTTTGCTAGCGTCACACCCGGTGGCTCCGTTAGTCTCACTTCACCACCTGGACGATGTCCAACCCATATTTCCTAGCCAAACCAGCATGGAGTCCTTAAAGAGGCTAATTAGCGGGTATAAAGCGGATCCGGGTCGGACCCTGCAGCACAATTTTTGCTATGACTTGAGGCGTAATTGGTCGGTTTCAGTGTCATGGGGCTACACTGTGATGTTATATCCGTCGTTAGTGACCGCTAAGCAGCTAGAAACGGCATTGCAGACATTCCAGACATGGGGAAGTCGGCAAGGAGGACCTTTCACGTTTAATATCCGAACCGTGAGCTATGATCACTGTGAGAGACCGTTGGTGTACTTATTGGATCGGGTTGAGAACGTTGGTCGGGCTGAGACCTTAACTACATATCATAGGTACTTGCCTTGGTCGAGCAATCGAGAATGCGGGCATTGTAATTGCACCTCTGCCTTGGCTGTTGAGTTTTTCAACGTTTCAGCTTCCAAGTTTAGCCCTGACTTGTGGAACAAG GCTCCGCGTAGACAATGTTGCGAGATCATCAATGGCAGCGAGGGAGTTGATAGCGTGGTACAGGTCCAGATCAGAGACTGCATGCGCTTCGAGAGTGTGACTCCTCCGTAG